The Stieleria maiorica genome includes the window CGACGCCGTCTTTTCGAGCGTCTCACGCCGCTCGGCCGCCCCCTGCGAACCGCACAGCAACCCGATTCGGACTCGGCTGTCGGCCAACATCCGCGACAGGGTTTGGAAATGCTGTCTGGCCAGGACCTCCGTCGGTGCCATCAATACCGCTTGGTGAGAATTGCCGACGGCCAGCATCATCGCGTAGATCGCCACCACAGTTTTTCCGCTACCCACGTCGCCTTGCAACAACCGGTTCATCGGAAATTGCCGGCCCATGTCGCGTCCGATCGCCAGCATCGCCGCCTTTTGGTCGCCGGTCAATTCGAACGGGAATCGATTCGTGATCCGCGCATCCAACATCGCCGATGTCGGCAGCGGCGTGGACCGCAAGTCGGTCGTCAGCTTTCGACGACGCATCGCCAGGGCAAGTTGCATGACCAGCAACTCCTGAAAGACGAACCGCGTTCGCGCCGCCTTCAGATCACACTCGTCGGCCGGCCAGTGGACACTGCGGATCGCGTGATGAATGTCCGGCAGTGGAAGCCGCAGATCGATTTCCGCCGCCCGGAGCGCTTCTGTCACCTTGTCGCGCAGATCGGTCGGCAAGACTTCGGTGAGCGATTCGCACAGCGCCTCGATCGCCGTGCTGACATAACGCCGCATTTCATTTTGCTTGACGCCTTCGGTCAGCGGATAAATCGGCAGAATCTTCGGCTTGGCGATCCCCTCGTCTTCTTCCAACAGCGTCACCTTGGGGTGCACAAATTCCCAGCGCAGCCCGTTCAGCTTGGGTTCGCCGCTGATCATGACACGGCGATCAAAGGTGATTTGTTCGGCGCGAAAGGACTGGTTGAAGAACACGATTCGGACCGCGCCGGACTCGTTCTGCACGACGGCGCCGAAGATCGATTTCCCCGGTGTTCGAGAAACGATTTCGGCGTCCACGATCGTGCCCACCAGCGACGCGGATTGCCCCTCGCGCAATTGGTCGACCTTGCTCGGTGGCGCCGGGAACTCGTAATTCCGGGGGAAACAGAACAACAGGTCGCCGGCCGTCCGCAGCCCGATCTTGGCCAGTTTGCCGGCGCGCATCGATCCGATGCCCGCCAGGAATTGCGCCGGCGTTGCAAGCGTCGTCGGGGTCGAGTTCTCCGTCATCTCAATCCAGTGATTTGCGAAACGAGATCCAGCAACCGTTGGTGTCTAGCCTTTAGGCGATTCCCCGTCGCTGCTCGCAGCGACAAGGGGCGGCTAAAGCCTGAACACCAACGTTGCTCAATCGTCCAACGGCTCAGCCCGCAAGGTAAAGAACCCGAAGTGGATCCCGTCGGGTTCGTCATAGCCGAAAAATCCGGTCGGGGCGAAGTACTTTTCGAACTCGGAAAACGGAGGCAACTCGTTTTGATCCAGCAGTTCGGAGAACTTTCGCGCGACGATGTTGTTTTCACCCGCGCGGCGGATCATGTTTCGCGAGTTCTCGTCCTTGGCCAGATCATAGATCACGCGAATCCCCTGGGCACCGTCGATGAACGAAAGCAAAAACGGTGCCTCGCCGTCAAGCTTGCCACCCAATTCACTGGCCACCAGATCATACTCGGGCAATTGGACCAGACGTGGCAAGTTGCCCGCGTCGGCCAGTGCCGCCTTCTCCATGAACTGGGTGCTGTCGGCATAGATCAACCATTTCCCCAGCACCATAAAACTCGGTTCGGGCCGTCGCATATTTTTGGGAAAGTTATCGCCCGGGCCGCGGAGGCGATAAACGACGTGCCCGCTGATCGAATCGACCTTCATCTGGTTCGGAATGCGGTCACGGATTTGGGCAAGATTCGATTTCGTTTTGATCGGGTCTTTCATTTCGATCGCCAACGCGTTGACTCCGCTGTTGAATCGAATGGGCTGTTCCATCCAAGTCACCCGCACCAACCGACCGGTCATGTTCTGCAGCAAATCCTCGCGCAACTTCACGCCCAGTCGTTTTTCGACCGGAGCTTCAACCAGTTCTTGCAGCGCATCGGTGCGTTGTTGCAGCTTGTCGATGACCTTGCCGACGTTTTCGTAGGCCTTTTCAAAGTCCCAGTTGATCGAGGTGTATCCGGCAACGGAATCCGGCACCCAGTTCGGCGGCGTCGTGTCACCGGTTTCCGGTCGCAACACGCCCAGCACGCCGTCGCGTGGCGGATCGATTTTGATGTGGTAATGGGCGATGCCTTCGAACACGTCGCCGCCGGAAAACGAGCTGCCGCCGATCCCGCCGATGCGATTGGCCCCCAGGTCCTGAATGACCGGCCAGATGAATCCGGCTGTCAGCGACCCGCTGCGTTTGATCACCCGATCGATGATGGCGTGCGGATCAACAAAAAACGTCAGTTGGGGTCGCGTCTCTTCGGCACCGATGCAACGTGACATGATGGTTCCGAATTTTGCGCTGTCCGCCAGCGTCGGTTCGTCGCTCTTGTCGAGCCAGTGATTGAGTACGTCTTGCGCCGTCGAGTTGCCGACCCCGATCACCAGCGTGCCGTCTCTTTCAAAGAACTCGATCGGCTGCTGACCGCCCCTCCCGGGCAGCAGACGTGTCACCTCGGTCGAATCGATCTCTCGGATACGGCGGACGTAGCCACCTTGCAAGACCTGTTCTTCGAACCGCTGGATGATGGACATCAACTGATCGATATTGTCGTCCGCGTCGATGATCAATGTACCACCGAACGAGTACAACTCGCGTCGTTTCTGACGTTCGCGGCGTTGCTCCAATGCCGTTTGATCTTCGTTTTCTCTCGCTTGCAGCTCCGGTTTTTCGTCCTCATCCAGGGGTTTGACCGGGTGAATCGCAAAGGCGACTTGGCCGTGCGGGATGGCCAACAGCTCGTCCAGGTTCACCCCGACCCGATCGCTGATTTCATCAAATAGATCGCGGGCGGTCGCGTAAAACTGATCCGCAAACGGCCGCATCTTGGGATCGTCGATCATCTTGCCGATCGAGGTCTTGTCCAGCTGCTCCCGCAGGTCGTCGGCACTGTCCAACCGGACGTAGACGAGTGTATCACTTGGTAACAAACGCGGTGCGCCGGGGGCAGCATCGTCGTCCGATTTGCTGTCCGCGGCGGTTGCCAGCGGGGCGGAGGCCACCATCAAGCACACCAGCACCGACAAGACGGCGGAACGCCGGGTGTGACAAAAGAAATCCGGGGAAGAGAGTGACATCGATTTCGTCGTCGCAAAAAGGGGAGGAAAATGCTGGGAAGATCAGACGGGATTTGAGGGCTGATTCGATTTTTCGGGTTCGATCTTGGTTGCGACCGCCCGAAGTCTGTTCGGCTAAATCCGAAACGTTTCAGGGCGCCGGATGTTAAACTAACGTATCAGATCTTGAAATCTGGTTGCCCGTCTATTGTCCAAGGTCCACTCATGGTCTCGCCGAATCAAATCACTCGCTTCTGCCGCTGGTTCTCGATCGTCGTCTTGGCGAGCGTTTTTGTCGCCGGCGGTGACTTCGCAAGAGCTCAGGATGAGGCGGAAGGCACCGGCGGGACTCAATTCGAAGGCGTCGAGCCGGATATGAGTGCGTTTGAAGGCATCGAGCGCGGTGATTCGGTCGGCACGGCATCCACGCAGGGCTTCGGACTCGCCGCCGAAAGCGGCACGGGCAATGCTGGGGGTACGACCGGTGGATTCGGCGGCGGTGGCGGATTCGGTGGCGGCCTGGGAGGCTTGTTCGGTGCACTTGGCGGCGCCTTCGGAGGCCAGGGCGCCTCGAGCGAAAAACCGATCATCCGCGTTCGACTGCGATCGGCGATTGACGTCCCACCGCGACCGGTTGCCCAGGTCCAACAATCCGCACGACGGACGCTCGATCGCCTGCCGTACAGCAGTCGCATTCCTGGCGTCAACGTCACCATGAACGGACAAACCGCCATCCTTAGCGGCACCGTCGCCAGCGAGAAAGACCGCCGCATGAGCGAATTGCTGATGCGACTCGAGCCCGGAGTCCGCAACGTCGACAACCAAGTCGTCGTGAATTCGACCGTGAACTAATCTCATTCTTCATCATTCTGCCATTCCAACGTCCTCCGGCGAGCCCAGACGTTCCACATGGCCAACCAGCCGGCCTGAATCCCGAACGCAAACACGATCGTCGCTCTTCCGATCGGAATCTGTGCTTCGGCCGGACTCCACTCCATCAAAACGATCGTCAAAAAGCATCCGATCGACATCGCGATCATCGAATAGCTGATGATCCATAATGCGCGGAGATCCGATCGCCACGCAAAAATCGCCAGCACGATGGCGATCAACGACAACACCGGTCCACTAATGACGATCGTTTCGATGTCGGACATCGCCAATGCCGAGGCGATCGGTGAACCGATCAAAATCAGCGAGGCGATCACGACGGCGATCTTCAATCGTCGCCGCCCGGGGAGAGTCTCGACCGGAAGTGGCGGTCGAGCGGGAACGGTTCGAGGAGCCGCATAGGGGTTGATTTCCGGTCCCATCGGTTTCGCTACTCATGACGCAAGGCTTCGATCGGGCTCATGTAGGCCGCACGCCGTGCCGGATAGACTCCAAAGATCAATCCGACGCCGAGTGAAATAAACAGCGACAACAGCACCGACCACAACGCAATCCGAGGCTCCAAAGTATAAACGATCTCCGGAGATACCGCTGACACAAACGTCCGCAAGAAGCGAAAGATCGGGCCACACATCAATCCGCACAACACGCCCAACAGCCCGCCGCTTCCGGTCAACACCAACGTCTCGGTCAAAAACTGCTGAATGATGTCGCTGCGTCTGGCCCCCAGAGCGCGGCGGATCCCGATTTCACGCGTCCGTTCGGTCACCGTTGCCAACATGATGTTCATGATCCCGATCCCGCCGACCAGCAGCGAAATCCCTGCGATGACGACCAGCAAGACATTGAACATCGTCGTGATCGGCCAGCACGACGTCGACGATGGCACTCATGCCCGGCCTCAGCCCTTTGTGCTGTTGCAGTTTGATGATGGTGTCGTACTTCACCAGATTTCCCGTCCACCAACCGGTCGGCTTGGTCACTTCGGCGATCTCGCTGACCTCGCCGATCAATCGGACGTCTGTTTTAGCTCGAGCGCCTTCCGCGCCGATTCCACCGCGAATTTCTCTCCCTGCAGTCGCAGCGGCTTGATCAATCCCTTGGCGGCCATCCTCAGATTGGACTCATAGCTCAATTCGGCTTGCTTGAGTGCTTGTTCGGCATCAAAGATTTCCTTTTCGATCGTGCCGCGTTCTTCGACGAAGGTGCCTTCGAGGTATTCCGTGATGCTTTTTTCGGCGACCGCAACGTCACTTTCGGCGGTGATCGTGTTGGCCATCGGACAGTTGCAAAAGCGGACAGTGGCAGAAGTTGCGGCGGGTTATCCGGCACAGAAGGCGTGCAGCAATCGAACCGCTCATTCTACCCTCTGATTTCATTCTTTTGAGCTCCAAACTGAATCCGGACGATTGCCAAAACAGCCCACCACACACGTACGGGCGGCCAATGCGTTACAAATTGATACTCCACACTCCCCCGAATTGCCTGCCCCAGGACCATTCATGAACACTCCACGCGACGTCGCGCATTCCATACTTCTGTCGATCGGAATCGCGATCTGTTTGCTGCAACCGGCGCATTGGGCCGCCGGGCAAGACGACCTGGCGATCGTACATCGCGTGCCGAAGCAGCCGCTGCTGGCCGCGACGACGCGATTGGTCGAAGCGATGCAGTTTGCCGGTTCCCCCATGGATGACGCAACCCTTGCCGCGATCCAGTCCGCCGGCAAGCTCGACACGCCCGCGGACGTGTCGCGCGCGATCCAATCCGCCCTGGACCCGTTGTGTTTGGCTGCGGTGCACATCAATGCCGAGAGCCGAGTCAAGGTCGTCGAGGGTCCGGTGAAAAAGCAACTGATGCAACAGGGTTGGCGAGCATTCCTGGTGAAAGTCCATAACGAAGCCGGCATCACACCCGAATTGGTCGTCGACAGTCCCAATGCGGCGCCGGTTTATCAGAAAGGCCGCGGCGCCCGTCAACGTCCCCGCAGCGACGAAGATCTGGTCGACGGAAGTGAAACCGAAGACCGTTGGCTGGACCTGTCGATGCTCAACCGGTCACCGCTGAAAAAGCAACTCAGCGGTCTGAACCTGGAATACCGAGTCGTCATGCTGGGCAGCCGCGATGCCGGCAAACGCGAAGCCAACATCGCCTTCAACGTCGGCCAGGGGACTCAGGACATCGGGTTTCGAAACAGCGTCGCGATCCTGTTCGATTGCCAGAGTGCGGTGGACGTCCAACTGGGAATCATCGACGTCGACGGAAAGCCGACGACCGCCTCGCTGTTGATCACCGACGATCAAGCACGCGTGTACCCGAACCCGGCGAAACGTTTGGCCCCTGATTTCTTCTTTCACCACCAAGTCTATCGGGCCGACGGCGAGTCGGTGCTGCTGCCGCCCGGCGAATACAACGTGACGGTGACGCGTGGGCCGGAATACGTGCCGATCCGACGTCGCATCCAAGTCCCCGAAATCGAGCGGCATCAAGAGTCCTTTCAAC containing:
- a CDS encoding BON domain-containing protein, which produces MVSPNQITRFCRWFSIVVLASVFVAGGDFARAQDEAEGTGGTQFEGVEPDMSAFEGIERGDSVGTASTQGFGLAAESGTGNAGGTTGGFGGGGGFGGGLGGLFGALGGAFGGQGASSEKPIIRVRLRSAIDVPPRPVAQVQQSARRTLDRLPYSSRIPGVNVTMNGQTAILSGTVASEKDRRMSELLMRLEPGVRNVDNQVVVNSTVN
- the recG gene encoding ATP-dependent DNA helicase RecG; protein product: MTENSTPTTLATPAQFLAGIGSMRAGKLAKIGLRTAGDLLFCFPRNYEFPAPPSKVDQLREGQSASLVGTIVDAEIVSRTPGKSIFGAVVQNESGAVRIVFFNQSFRAEQITFDRRVMISGEPKLNGLRWEFVHPKVTLLEEDEGIAKPKILPIYPLTEGVKQNEMRRYVSTAIEALCESLTEVLPTDLRDKVTEALRAAEIDLRLPLPDIHHAIRSVHWPADECDLKAARTRFVFQELLVMQLALAMRRRKLTTDLRSTPLPTSAMLDARITNRFPFELTGDQKAAMLAIGRDMGRQFPMNRLLQGDVGSGKTVVAIYAMMLAVGNSHQAVLMAPTEVLARQHFQTLSRMLADSRVRIGLLCGSQGAAERRETLEKTASGEIDLLVGTQSLLYGIEFKSLGLCVIDEQHKFGVRQRVQLRSGGVDPHYLVMSATPIPRSVAMTIFGDVDLTTLREKPPGRGSVNTYLGRDQWRQRWWTFVKKQLDEGRQAFVVAPRVSAQVATGESQTATQEDVDDVASDATTDEDVSSVESVYRDLCNDVLADYQVGLLHGRLSSDEKRAVMEAFADGETDVLVSTTVIEVGIDVPNATVMTILGAQRFGLAQLHQLRGRVSRGTHAGHVCVFTDGEQSPEEFERLKVFEDTSDGFELAEADFRMRGPGDVFGARQSGLPPMRIADVMNDIDVLQVAREIAQATIDEDPELSDPKWQPLKKQLMRRYGKRLDLGDVA